The Saccharopolyspora gloriosae genome has a segment encoding these proteins:
- a CDS encoding fructosamine kinase family protein, whose amino-acid sequence MGEIEDVVLRFTGSEAVGVRELGGGDAGTSRSVRLADGRQVFVKTNPPGMPGAIAAEAASLAWLAEPGALPVPAVLGDTDRHLVTEHLDSGSPAPAAAEELGRGLARLHSAGAPAHGSPPPGGPADAWIGLAPMRNEPMPDWPSFYAEYRVRPYLRRAVDAGLLGADESALIERVCGRLPELTGSDEPAARLHGDLWAGNVHWSGGAAWVIDPAGHGGHRETDLAMLALFGCPHLERVLAAYEEVRPLAEGWRDRIGVHQLFPLLVHTVLFGGAYARQAVTAARNAPC is encoded by the coding sequence ATGGGCGAGATCGAAGACGTGGTGCTGCGGTTCACCGGCTCCGAAGCGGTCGGAGTCCGGGAGCTCGGCGGCGGCGACGCGGGAACCTCCCGATCGGTGCGGCTGGCCGACGGACGGCAGGTGTTCGTGAAGACGAACCCGCCCGGCATGCCCGGTGCGATCGCCGCGGAGGCCGCCTCGCTGGCGTGGCTCGCGGAACCCGGCGCGCTGCCCGTTCCGGCGGTGCTCGGCGACACCGATCGCCATCTCGTGACCGAACACCTCGACTCCGGCTCGCCCGCTCCGGCGGCCGCCGAGGAGCTCGGGCGCGGCCTGGCCCGGTTGCACTCCGCGGGTGCGCCCGCGCACGGGAGCCCGCCACCGGGTGGCCCGGCCGACGCGTGGATCGGGCTCGCGCCGATGCGCAACGAGCCCATGCCGGACTGGCCGTCCTTCTACGCCGAGTACCGGGTGCGGCCCTACCTGCGGCGTGCCGTCGACGCCGGGCTGCTCGGCGCCGACGAGTCCGCGCTCATCGAGCGGGTCTGCGGCCGGCTGCCCGAGCTGACCGGCTCCGATGAGCCCGCCGCCCGGCTGCACGGCGACCTCTGGGCGGGCAACGTGCACTGGAGCGGCGGGGCGGCGTGGGTGATCGACCCCGCCGGGCACGGTGGGCATCGGGAGACGGACCTCGCGATGCTCGCGCTGTTCGGCTGCCCCCACCTGGAGCGGGTGCTGGCCGCCTACGAGGAGGTCCGGCCGCTCGCCGAGGGCTGGCGGGACCGGATCGGCGTGCACCAGCTGTTCCCGCTGCTCGTGCACACCGTGCTGTTCGGCGGCGCCTACGCCCGCCAAGCCGTCACGGCCGCCCGCAACGCCCCCTGCTGA